In Haliscomenobacter hydrossis DSM 1100, the DNA window CTACGCCAAGCGGAAACAGAAGCCCAAGCCGCCAACAGCAAGGACGTTTATTATCAAGTTTGCCGTAGCCTCGGCGAGTATTGTGAAAAAATGGGCGATTACCAACGAGCTTATCACTACTTGCAGGAATACAATAAACTGAACGACAGCATCCTGGTCGCTGAAACCCGTCACTATACCACCTACCTTGAAGCTGCTTTTGAAAACAGCAAAAAGGAGACCGAAATTTTTCGCCTCAAAACGGCAGAATTGCAAAAAGACCTGACCCTTAAAAAGCGCAATAACTACCTACTAGTGGCCCTCAGTTTTCTGGCTTTGGGAGGCATCTTTTTTGGTTTGAAAGTGCGCAATGATCAAACCCGCCGCAAACTCCTGGAACAAGACAAAAAATTGCAAGCCGAAAAAATCCTTTCCCTGGAAAAAGAACAACAAGTCATCTCTCTGCAATCCATGATCACTGGCCAGGAATCGGAACGCAACCGCATTGCCAAAGACCTGCACGATGGCCTGGGCGGCTTGTTTTCTACCGTAAAAATGTATTTCAGTAGTTTGCAACACGAGCAACCTCCTTTGGGTGAAAACCCGCTTTTTCAAAAAAGTATGGAACTGACCAATACTGCCTCCCTTGAATTGCGCCGCATTGCCCACAACCTCATGCCCGAAGTGTTGATGAAACTGGGCTTGATCAATGCCATTCAGGACCTCTGCAACAACATCAATACCAGTCGTTTGTTAACGATCAGCCTGCAAGCTTACGGCATGGAAAAAAGATTGAATCCCAACACCGAAATCATGCTCTACCGCATTGTACAGGAATTGCTCAACAACATCATCAAACACGCCCAAGCCAGCGAAGCCATCATTCAATTCAACCAACATCAGGAACGTTTGAACATCACCATCGAAGACAATGGCCTTGGATTTAACGCCAGCGAAGACAATGCGGGTGCGGGCCTCAGTACCATCAAAAGCCGGGTCAATTACCTCAATGGAGCACTCAACATCGACTCTACCCAGGGTGTAGGGACTACGGTGATGATGGAGTTTTTGTTGGAAAGTTGAGGCGGTTGAGAAGGTTGAGAAGGTTGAGAAGGTTGAGAAGGTTGAGAAGGTTGAGAAGGTTGAGGCTGCCGCGAGCGACGTGGAGAAAAGTTTCCAAATTTATACGTAAAGCGTTGTCAAAGCCGCTCGCGGTAGCCTCAACTCCTTAACCTTCTCAACTTCTTTTTTATCTTTGTAAAATGACAAACATTCTGGTCATCGATGATCATCCCCTGGTTACAGACGGGATCAAAACCATGTTGGCAGCACATGCGGAAATTGTTGTAGCGGCTTCGGCCAAAACAGCAAAAGATGCTTTGGCCCTGCTGGAACAAACGTTTTTTGACATCATTTTGCTGGACATCAGTTTGCCCGACGGGGATGGATTGACGCTGTGCGCAGAGATCCGCCAGACCAATAAGCAGAGCAAAATCATCGGTTTGTCTTCGGCCAATGAAACGGGCATCATCACCCAATTCCTGCAACGTGGCGGAAATGGCTATTTGCTCAAAAACATGGAACGACAGGAGCTGATTGAAGCGATTGAACAGGTGCAGATGGGCAAAATTTACCTTTGCAAAGGTGCCAA includes these proteins:
- a CDS encoding response regulator; its protein translation is MTNILVIDDHPLVTDGIKTMLAAHAEIVVAASAKTAKDALALLEQTFFDIILLDISLPDGDGLTLCAEIRQTNKQSKIIGLSSANETGIITQFLQRGGNGYLLKNMERQELIEAIEQVQMGKIYLCKGANEKILEQYRNIDVATQQVPVLTRRETEILQLLNEGLTGPQIAKQLFLSPLTVETHRKNLMQKFNANNAQMLLKLARQNRLIE
- a CDS encoding tetratricopeptide repeat-containing sensor histidine kinase, translated to MNTLFFSRIGLFLYAFLLIIKANGQAGDALVDSLKQELRKSKADTNQVKLLMDLGNNVGYYDAPAALKYAQQGLDLSKKINYRLGQARTHYLLGNTYIDLGNYARSQTHLDAAARLFSALKRQDMLGKIENARGNWHYLQSDLWNAAHHYGQAVEIFHALKDTALEIIPYQNLIAALGETKNHEKAITMSKRLLEIVKKRGDSLQMAYSYNYLINNYVALNQLDAAKMYVADLLGFIQKSMDYGLAADAYNVIGGYHYKKLEYQQALAHYHQALEKALRSDYQTAQYKHSIGQTYLQLNEPLKAYPYLRQAETEAQAANSKDVYYQVCRSLGEYCEKMGDYQRAYHYLQEYNKLNDSILVAETRHYTTYLEAAFENSKKETEIFRLKTAELQKDLTLKKRNNYLLVALSFLALGGIFFGLKVRNDQTRRKLLEQDKKLQAEKILSLEKEQQVISLQSMITGQESERNRIAKDLHDGLGGLFSTVKMYFSSLQHEQPPLGENPLFQKSMELTNTASLELRRIAHNLMPEVLMKLGLINAIQDLCNNINTSRLLTISLQAYGMEKRLNPNTEIMLYRIVQELLNNIIKHAQASEAIIQFNQHQERLNITIEDNGLGFNASEDNAGAGLSTIKSRVNYLNGALNIDSTQGVGTTVMMEFLLES